From Cuculus canorus isolate bCucCan1 chromosome 7, bCucCan1.pri, whole genome shotgun sequence, one genomic window encodes:
- the VAX1 gene encoding ventral anterior homeobox 1 yields MFGKQDKMDVRCNSETEANRVSKNGHKEGKDSKGAEGNISTSFLKDQQGTFSASAATEDCNKSKSSSADPDYCRRILVRDAKGSIREIILPKGLDLDRPKRTRTSFTAEQLYRLEMEFQRCQYVVGRERTELARQLNLSETQVKVWFQNRRTKQKKDQGKDSELRSVVSETAATCSVLRLLEQGRLLSPPGLPGLLPPCAPGALGSALRGPGLPAGGGSAAAAGGSGSPHPPGGSGSAGPPQPAALHGAGHGLFGLPVPALLGSVAGRLSSSPLAVAGSLAGNLQELSARYLSSSAFEPYSRTNNKESAEKKALD; encoded by the exons ATGTTTGGGAAACAAGACAAAATGGACGTTAGATGCAATTCAGAGACTGAAGCGAACCGGGTCTCGAAGAACGGACATAAAGAGGGCAAGGACAGCAAAGGGgctgaaggaaatatttctacttcttttttgAAGGATCAACAAGGgactttttctgcctctgcagccaCGGAAGATTGTAATAAAAGTAAATCTAGTTCTGCTGACCCGGACTATTGCAGGAGGATCCTAGTTAGAG ATGCCAAAGGTTCAATCAGAGAGATTATTCTGCCTAAGGGGCTCGATCTGGACCGTCCCAAGCGGACCCGCACCTCCTTCACGGCCGAGCAGCTCTACCGCCTGGAGATGGAATTCCAGCGCTGCCAGTACGTCGTGGGGCGGGAGCGCACCGAGCTCGCCCGTCAGCTCAATCTCTCCGAGACTCAG GTCAAGGTCTGGTTCCAGAACCGCCGCACCAAGCAGAAGAAGGACCAGGGCAAGGACTCGGAGCTGCGCTCGGTGGTGTCGGAGACGGCGGCCACCTGCAGCGTGCTgcggctgctggagcagggccGGCTGCTCTCCCCGCCGGGGCTGCCGGGGCTGCTGCCCCCCTGCGCTCCGGGGGCGCTGGGCTCGGCGCTGCGGGGCCCGGGGCTACCGGCGGGGGGCGGCTCGGCGGCGGCTGCCGGCGGCTCGGGCTCCCCGCACCCCCCGGGCGGCAGCGGCTCGGCGGGGCCGCCGCAGCCCGCAGCGCTGCACGGCGCGGGGCACGGGCTGTTCGGGCTGCCGGTGCCCGCGCTGCTCGGCTCGGTGGCCGGGCGCCTCTCGTCCTCGCCCCTGGCCGTGGCCGGCTCGCTGGCGGGCAACTTGCAAGAACTCTCTGCCCGCTACCTGAGCTCGTCCGCCTTCGAGCCCTACTCCCGGACCAACAATAAAGAGAGCGCTGAGAAAAAAGCACTGGACTGA